Part of the Halodesulfurarchaeum formicicum genome is shown below.
GAACTTCAGCACGTTCAGCGGTTCGCCGAGGTGTGAGACCAGCAAGACCCCACCGACGGCGATCGCCCCGACCGCGATCACCATGCTCCAGCGGGCCGTGGCGAAGTAGGAGTCCCGACGTTCCGGGTGTCTGGTACTGAGGAGGTCGGCGACGGCCCCGGCGACGTACGCCCCGCCGGCCAGGCCGCCCAGGAACAGATAGATCCCGATCGAAAGCCCCCAGAACTCGGCGGGCAGGAGCGGATTTACCATGGATATCCCTCCGCGTACGCCCGGGGACAACCGGGATGTGCGGTACTCGTGTGTGTGAACGAGACGGTCGAATCCATATCCACTGGTAGTTTACGGTCGGGCATAGGGGTGGTCGTTAATTTTGCAGAGTTTTTTATACCGGAGCGACACGGTACCACGGCAGTCTGGCGGCCCCGGCCGAATTTGAACCTAGACTGCGTCCGCGTCGTCTTTCACGCCAGTCGTGATCTCGAAGTCCTGCTTGGGCGAACCCACACACGTGAGGACATAGCCCGCTTCGACCTGTTCGTCGCTGAGATACTGGTTGCCGTCGTGGTCGACGTACTCGCTACCAGCACCCGGAACCTCCGAGGTACACTCCCCACAGACGCCATGCTCACACTCGTATGGCACGTCCAGGTCGTTATCCAGGGCCGAGTCGAGCAGCGTCTGGGTGGCCGGCACATCGGTCGTGGCACCCTGAACGGTCCAGTCGATCGAGAAGGACTCAACGTCGGCCGCGGTGGTCGTCTCCTCGGTTTCCGCACCGTCGGGCGAGTAGGCGTCAGCCGCGTCCTGCTTGCCGGTCTCGATGGAGAAATCCTGTTTCGGGGAGGCGACACAGGGAAGCACGAACCCGCCGGCGATCTGCTCGTCGCTCAGATAGTCGGCACCGGTGTGCTCGACGTAGTCGGTCCCGTCGCCGGGAACCGTGGAGGTACAGACCCCACAGATCCCCTGTTCGCACTGGTATGGAACGTCGAGCCCTTCGTCGATGGCCACGTCGAGCAGGACCTCGTTGCTGGCGACCGCAGTCGTCGCCCCCTGGACAGTCCACTCGATGTCGAATGTCTCGACGGGACCGGTGGTCGTCCCCTCGCCACCCTCGGTGGTTGGTACTGGAGTGGGATCGTCCGCGCGCGGGCCGGTCTCGTCGTCCCCCAGGATGCCAAGACAGCCAGCCGTCGAGAGCAGGCCCGCGCTGCCGAGCGCGGCCAAAAGATTTCTTCGATTGAGGTGTTCACCGGCCGGGGTCGGTTGTCTGTCGCCGTCGGAACGCTGTTGCTCCGCCATGTGCAACGGAACGCGAGCCCCCGGCTTTCGGGTTCGGATTAATAATGGAGGCTATTAAGCCGGCAGTGGTCAGTCAAGATCACGGAACGCGGACTCGAAGTCCGATTCGGTCTCGAGGGCCCCTTCCAGATCCCCTTCGAGAGTCTCGATCTCGGCTTTCAATTCGGCGTACTCCTCGCTGGCCTCCAGTTCCGAGGCCGGTTTCGAGGACTCCAGTGCGGCCTTCTTCGAGGTCAGCGCGTAGTACTCCTGCATCGCGTCGTCGTACTCCTTCCGGTCGAGCAGGGACTCGATAGCCGACTCCAGGCCCTCCCGGTCGATGGGCTTCGTGAGATAATCGTCAAAGCCCATCTCGATGACATCGAAGTCCGGGTCGACGGCCGTGACCATCGCGACCCGGCAGTCATAGCCCCGGTCCCGGATCTCCTCGAGGACCTCGTCCCCGGACAGCCCCGGCATGCGACGGTCGAGGAGGACCACGTCGACGGACTCGTCGAGTTCCGCAAGCGCCTCCTCCCCGCTGTTCGCCATCCGCACGTCGTACGCTGCCTCGAGCCAGACGCCGAAGAGTTCGGTGATGTTCACCTCGTCGTCGACGATCAGGACGGTCGGCGTAGCTTCACTCATGTGTGCTTGTCCCCGCGCCCACATTCCGCGTTTCTTCCTGGCCCCTTCGCAGTGCTCCCAGCCGAAACTGCGATATCCGACGTCTCCGAAACCGGCCTGCGGGTCAGTACCATCTCGATATCTGCCTTTGGTGGAGGGGTATAAAAAAGCCACCGGGTACGTATCGGCAGGTTGGGAATCCCTTCGGGGTCGACAATCGCCGAAGGCTTATACCGACCGGGCCGTCGACAGCACGTATGAGCGACGAACACGGGAGTACCCGCGCCCATACGGTTCGGCTCGAACTGGTCGACGAGCCGGGCGAACTTCTGCGGGCGCTGGAACCGATCGCCGAGAACGGCGGCAACCTGCTCAGTATCTTTCACGAGCGGGGCTCGGTCACCCCGCGGGGACGGATCCCCGTCGAGATCGATCTGGAGTGTGCGCCCGAACAGCTCGAACAGATCACCGCGGCGCTCAGGGATCGCGGGATCAACGTCATCCAGGCCGGAACCGAGAAGTACGGTGAGGAGGTGCTGGTGCTCCTGATCGGCGCCCGCCTGGAGGAGGACCTCTCGGCGACCATCGAACGCATCGAGTCCGAGACCCCGGCCTCGGTCATCGACCTCTCGCTCTCGGGAGCGACCGACTCGGAGGCCGTCTCCAGCGGTCGGTTCCGGCTGGCACTCGAAGCCGGTGCAGCGGACGCAGCACTCGACGCCGTCCGGCAGGTGGCCACGGACATGGATCTGCGGTTCGTCGCCCCGCTCGTGGAGGGATCACGATGAAACTCGCTGTCATGGGGGCCGGCGATGTCGGGCAGTCCGTCGCCCGTCTGGCCGGGGAGTACGGCCACACTGTCACGGCCATCGCCGATTCGAGCAGTGCCGTCTGGGACGAGAACGGTGTCGATGTCACGGAGGCACTCACACGCAAAAGCGAGTCGGGTGCGGTCGGCCCGAACGATCCCGAGGGCGTTCTCGGAGCCGAATACGACGTGCTGATCGAAGCAACCCCGACCACGCTGGGCGACGCCGAACCCGGATTCGGTCACGTGACCACAGCCCTCGAACGGGACCGGGATGTCGTCCTCGCGAACAAGGGCCCGGTCGCCCAGCGGTACGACGACCTCGCCGCAGTTGCCGCCGACAGCGAGGGGGCTGTTCGGTTCGAAGCCACCGTGGGCGGAGCGATCCCCGCGATCGCGACCGCCGAGGGCCTCGGCCCCGAGCACGTCACGGCCGCACGCGGGGTGTTGAATGGAACGGCGAACTTCATTCTCTCGCGGATGCAGGCCGAGGGACTGGCCTACGAACACGTCCTGGCGGAGGCCCAGGACCTGGGCGTCGCCGAAACCGATCCCAGCTTCGACGTGGAGGGGACCGACGCCGCGCTGAAGGGAGTGATCCTGGCGAACGTCCTCGACGGTGGCGGTCACACACTCGCCGACGCTCGCATCGAGGGCATCAAAGACCTCCCGGCAAACGCGCTGGACGTCGCCGCCGACGACGGGATGACCGTCCGCCTGATCGCAGAAGCCACCGCCGACCGGATCAGGGTTGGGCCGCGGCTGGTTCCGGAGAACTCCACGCTCGCGGTGACGGGCACCATGAACATCCTGCAGTTCGACACCCAGCACGCGGGGCAGTTGAACATCAGCGGTCGCGGCGCGGGCGGCCCGGAAACCGCCTCCGCGGTCCTCGC
Proteins encoded:
- a CDS encoding amino acid-binding protein, with the protein product MSDEHGSTRAHTVRLELVDEPGELLRALEPIAENGGNLLSIFHERGSVTPRGRIPVEIDLECAPEQLEQITAALRDRGINVIQAGTEKYGEEVLVLLIGARLEEDLSATIERIESETPASVIDLSLSGATDSEAVSSGRFRLALEAGAADAALDAVRQVATDMDLRFVAPLVEGSR
- a CDS encoding 2Fe-2S iron-sulfur cluster-binding protein — encoded protein: MAEQQRSDGDRQPTPAGEHLNRRNLLAALGSAGLLSTAGCLGILGDDETGPRADDPTPVPTTEGGEGTTTGPVETFDIEWTVQGATTAVASNEVLLDVAIDEGLDVPYQCEQGICGVCTSTVPGDGTDYVEHTGADYLSDEQIAGGFVLPCVASPKQDFSIETGKQDAADAYSPDGAETEETTTAADVESFSIDWTVQGATTDVPATQTLLDSALDNDLDVPYECEHGVCGECTSEVPGAGSEYVDHDGNQYLSDEQVEAGYVLTCVGSPKQDFEITTGVKDDADAV
- a CDS encoding homoserine dehydrogenase, with translation MKLAVMGAGDVGQSVARLAGEYGHTVTAIADSSSAVWDENGVDVTEALTRKSESGAVGPNDPEGVLGAEYDVLIEATPTTLGDAEPGFGHVTTALERDRDVVLANKGPVAQRYDDLAAVAADSEGAVRFEATVGGAIPAIATAEGLGPEHVTAARGVLNGTANFILSRMQAEGLAYEHVLAEAQDLGVAETDPSFDVEGTDAALKGVILANVLDGGGHTLADARIEGIKDLPANALDVAADDGMTVRLIAEATADRIRVGPRLVPENSTLAVTGTMNILQFDTQHAGQLNISGRGAGGPETASAVLADVDRLSCDTTSSVRTGSR
- a CDS encoding response regulator — its product is MSEATPTVLIVDDEVNITELFGVWLEAAYDVRMANSGEEALAELDESVDVVLLDRRMPGLSGDEVLEEIRDRGYDCRVAMVTAVDPDFDVIEMGFDDYLTKPIDREGLESAIESLLDRKEYDDAMQEYYALTSKKAALESSKPASELEASEEYAELKAEIETLEGDLEGALETESDFESAFRDLD